In Chitinophaga sp. HK235, a single window of DNA contains:
- the rpe gene encoding ribulose-phosphate 3-epimerase, with amino-acid sequence MKDSPVLVAPSLLAANFLELGKEVEMVNRSEADWFHLDVMDGRFVPNISYGLPVIAQIKKLARKPCDVHLMIEEPEKYAAEFKKAGADILTVHAEACIHLHRNIQQIKSLGMKAGVALNPHTPVVMLENIIRDIDVVLVMSVNPGFGGQTFIEQTYQKIKQVRQLIKEHHASALIEVDGGIGTENAGQLVAAGANVLVAGSAIFASPDPEKAIAALKRGAL; translated from the coding sequence TTGAAAGACTCTCCTGTTTTGGTAGCGCCATCCTTACTGGCAGCCAATTTCCTTGAACTGGGAAAAGAAGTGGAAATGGTAAACCGCAGTGAGGCGGACTGGTTTCACCTGGACGTGATGGACGGCCGCTTTGTGCCTAACATCAGCTACGGTCTGCCAGTGATCGCGCAGATCAAAAAACTAGCCCGCAAGCCCTGTGATGTTCACCTGATGATAGAGGAACCGGAGAAATATGCCGCCGAATTCAAAAAAGCCGGTGCAGATATACTGACTGTACACGCAGAAGCCTGCATACATCTTCATCGCAATATCCAGCAGATCAAAAGTCTGGGTATGAAAGCCGGCGTAGCCCTCAACCCGCACACACCTGTGGTGATGCTGGAAAACATAATCCGCGATATTGATGTGGTACTGGTAATGAGCGTAAACCCGGGATTTGGCGGCCAAACCTTTATAGAACAAACCTATCAAAAAATAAAACAGGTACGCCAGCTGATAAAAGAGCACCACGCTTCTGCCCTGATAGAAGTAGACGGCGGCATCGGCACCGAAAATGCCGGACAGCTGGTAGCGGCAGGCGCCAACGTACTGGTGGCAGGCAGTGCCATCTTTGCTTCACCG
- a CDS encoding tetratricopeptide repeat protein, whose amino-acid sequence MKYLPILAAMAAAMACNNNPQQHHQLTAADSVLYSDIIRPVTDSIQQYPGNDALYYRRALLLFNTNPGLAQADFEKAASLKPDQPDYWAGAGEAALLENHYDKAELFFNKALAHAPAYTYLQYKLATAMIENKRISQADSLANMLAGTTDGKDKAFYLKARMAEDRHDTTAAIEHLKTAIAAAGPNAEFEAVMELADLLRARKTPEAIRYYDQAWHQDSLNAAPLYDIAQVQEEVMGNTEAALATYRKCIVADPGFEAAYLAIGKIYSDKKQWKEALNFYTLAAKAAPTDAWAYYHRGRCHEQLGNKQEAATNYAKASSFKKDFAEAKEAMQRVNMKM is encoded by the coding sequence ATGAAATATTTACCTATCCTGGCGGCCATGGCAGCAGCCATGGCCTGCAACAACAATCCACAGCAGCACCATCAGCTGACAGCTGCAGACTCCGTGCTTTACAGCGATATTATCCGGCCGGTGACAGACTCTATACAACAGTATCCAGGCAACGATGCACTCTATTACCGTCGTGCCCTGCTGCTTTTCAATACCAATCCCGGCCTGGCCCAGGCAGATTTTGAAAAAGCTGCCAGTCTGAAGCCGGACCAGCCGGACTATTGGGCCGGTGCCGGTGAAGCCGCCCTGCTGGAAAACCACTACGATAAAGCAGAACTTTTTTTCAACAAAGCGCTGGCTCACGCACCTGCCTATACGTACCTGCAGTACAAACTGGCCACCGCCATGATCGAAAATAAACGTATCTCACAGGCAGACAGCCTCGCCAACATGCTGGCCGGCACTACCGACGGAAAGGATAAAGCCTTTTATCTGAAAGCCCGCATGGCAGAAGACCGCCACGACACCACCGCTGCGATAGAACACCTGAAAACCGCCATCGCCGCCGCCGGCCCCAACGCCGAGTTTGAAGCAGTGATGGAGCTGGCAGACCTGCTCCGTGCCCGCAAAACACCGGAAGCCATCCGGTATTATGACCAGGCCTGGCATCAGGACTCCCTCAATGCAGCTCCGTTATATGATATCGCCCAGGTACAGGAAGAAGTAATGGGCAACACAGAAGCAGCTCTTGCCACCTACCGTAAATGTATTGTGGCGGACCCGGGATTTGAAGCCGCCTATCTTGCCATCGGTAAAATTTACAGCGATAAAAAACAATGGAAGGAAGCACTCAACTTCTACACCCTGGCCGCCAAAGCAGCCCCAACAGACGCCTGGGCCTACTATCACCGTGGCAGATGCCATGAACAACTGGGCAACAAACAGGAAGCTGCTACTAACTATGCCAAAGCCTCTTCCTTCAAAAAGGATTTCGCTGAGGCAAAAGAAGCCATGCAACGCGTAAACATGAAAATGTAG
- the thrC gene encoding threonine synthase: protein MQYFSLQDPQHKASFETAVVQGIAPDKGLYFPEQIPSLDPDFITNLHAYTDHEIGYEVIRPFIGDEIPEEALRKIVRDTLHFPFPVQKVTGHLYALELFHGPTLAFKDVGARFMAGCLGYFRRNSSQPVTVLVATSGDTGGAVASGFYNVPGVDVVILYPSGKVSTLQEKQLTTLGGNIRALEIQGTFDDCQRMVKTAFLDADIQRYRQLTSANSINVARWLPQMFYYFLAYKQMKAAHPRLVFAVPSGNFGNICAGMMAAAIGLPVSHFVAATNVNDTVPRFMHSGKYEPGKAVPTLSNAMDVADPSNFVRILQLFGNNLPSLREKFTALSFTDKDTARTIEQVWKENHYMLDPHGAVGYLGLQQYLASAPELTGVFLETAHPVKFEDTAPRAVRDEIHTPPRVMSLYGREKTATLLPADYTALKNWLMR from the coding sequence ATGCAGTATTTCAGTTTACAGGATCCACAACACAAAGCATCATTCGAAACGGCCGTTGTACAAGGAATTGCCCCAGACAAAGGGCTTTATTTCCCGGAGCAGATACCTTCCCTGGACCCGGACTTCATTACTAACCTGCATGCCTATACGGACCATGAGATAGGCTACGAAGTAATCCGGCCGTTTATTGGCGACGAGATACCGGAAGAAGCCCTGCGGAAGATCGTGCGGGATACCCTGCATTTCCCGTTTCCTGTTCAGAAGGTAACGGGACACCTGTACGCACTGGAGCTTTTCCATGGGCCGACACTAGCTTTTAAAGATGTGGGTGCCCGCTTTATGGCTGGCTGCCTGGGCTACTTCAGACGTAACAGCAGCCAGCCGGTGACCGTACTGGTAGCCACTTCCGGCGATACCGGCGGCGCCGTGGCCAGCGGCTTCTACAATGTTCCCGGCGTAGACGTGGTGATCCTCTACCCTTCCGGAAAAGTAAGTACCCTGCAGGAAAAGCAGCTGACCACCCTTGGCGGCAACATCCGGGCCCTGGAGATACAGGGCACCTTCGACGACTGCCAGCGGATGGTAAAAACCGCTTTCCTGGATGCCGATATACAACGTTATCGTCAGCTTACCTCCGCCAACTCTATCAACGTAGCACGGTGGCTGCCACAGATGTTCTACTATTTCCTTGCATACAAACAAATGAAAGCAGCCCATCCCCGGCTGGTATTTGCCGTGCCCAGCGGCAATTTCGGCAATATCTGCGCGGGTATGATGGCCGCAGCTATTGGGTTGCCGGTATCGCATTTTGTGGCCGCTACCAATGTCAATGATACGGTGCCACGCTTTATGCATAGTGGTAAGTATGAGCCCGGCAAAGCTGTCCCCACCCTGTCTAACGCCATGGACGTGGCAGACCCGAGCAATTTCGTACGGATATTACAGTTATTCGGCAATAACCTGCCTTCCCTCCGGGAAAAATTCACCGCCCTCTCTTTTACAGACAAGGATACCGCCCGCACCATTGAGCAGGTATGGAAAGAAAACCACTATATGCTTGATCCGCATGGCGCTGTGGGCTACCTGGGCCTGCAGCAGTATCTGGCTTCCGCACCGGAGCTGACAGGAGTGTTTCTGGAAACAGCGCATCCGGTGAAGTTTGAAGATACCGCGCCCCGGGCCGTAAGAGATGAGATCCATACACCACCGCGTGTAATGTCGTTGTATGGCAGGGAAAAAACAGCAACGCTGTTACCAGCAGACTATACAGCCCTCAAAAACTGGTTAATGCGCTGA
- a CDS encoding homoserine kinase — MEYIKVFAPGTVANVACGFDVIGLAMDAPGDEMILRRTSEPGIRIKAVHGADLPLDPAKNVASVAVQALLQKYDNPDVGIEIEIFKHIHPGSGIGSSAASSAGAVVGVNHLLGEPFTKKQLVRFAMEGERLACGSAHADNVAPAILGGFTLVRSYRPLDITSLHTPGELWVTVIHPQIEVKTSDAREILKQKVLMTDAIRQWGNVGAMVAALYQEDYDLISRSLEDVIVEPVRSILIPAFQELKLKCKEAGALGGGISGSGPSVFMLSKGEENARRVADTMNTVYAPLGVDYKIYVSRINTAGVKIID, encoded by the coding sequence ATGGAATATATAAAAGTATTTGCCCCCGGTACCGTAGCCAATGTAGCCTGCGGTTTTGATGTCATAGGTCTGGCCATGGACGCTCCTGGCGACGAAATGATCCTTCGCAGGACCAGCGAACCGGGTATACGGATCAAAGCCGTGCATGGCGCCGACCTGCCGCTGGACCCGGCTAAAAATGTCGCTAGTGTAGCCGTACAGGCCCTGCTGCAGAAATATGATAACCCGGATGTAGGTATTGAGATAGAGATTTTCAAACATATTCATCCGGGCAGTGGCATTGGTTCCAGCGCCGCCAGCAGTGCCGGCGCCGTGGTAGGTGTCAACCATCTGCTGGGTGAGCCTTTCACTAAAAAACAACTGGTCCGTTTTGCAATGGAAGGTGAAAGGCTGGCCTGTGGCTCCGCCCATGCCGACAACGTGGCTCCTGCCATCCTGGGCGGTTTCACACTGGTACGCAGCTATCGTCCGCTCGACATCACCAGCCTGCATACCCCCGGCGAGTTGTGGGTGACCGTTATCCACCCGCAGATAGAAGTCAAAACTTCTGATGCCCGCGAGATATTAAAACAGAAAGTACTGATGACAGACGCCATCCGCCAGTGGGGCAACGTAGGCGCCATGGTGGCAGCACTTTACCAGGAAGACTATGACCTCATCAGCCGCTCTCTTGAAGACGTGATCGTGGAGCCGGTACGTTCTATCCTTATTCCCGCCTTCCAGGAGCTCAAACTCAAATGCAAGGAAGCCGGCGCCCTTGGTGGCGGTATCTCCGGCTCTGGCCCTTCTGTGTTTATGCTTAGCAAAGGCGAAGAAAACGCCCGTAGGGTAGCCGATACCATGAACACCGTTTATGCCCCACTGGGCGTGGACTACAAAATATATGTGTCCCGTATCAACACCGCCGGCGTTAAAATCATTGACTAA
- the thrA gene encoding bifunctional aspartate kinase/homoserine dehydrogenase I: MQVLKFGGTSVGSAKAIDQVCDILKKHKPAGRFAIVVSALGGTTDKLIRCGQLAGQGQEQYKSVLQEIETRHLDTIRELFPITAQSGMISQLKKKLNSLENLCDGIFQVGELSARSLDKIMSYGELISCVIVAEKLKQLGFSATCKDSRELIITDSNFGHATVNFQLTNHNIIEYFAQQPADYVVLPGFIASSPDGDTTTLGRGGSDYTAAIIAAAVQAEVLDIWTDVSGMMTADPRLVSQAIPIAHISYEEAMELSHFGAKVIYPPTIQPVMDKRIPIWIKNTFAPEDYGTLIEDSVERSFPVTGISGIQHISLLTLEGSGMVGIPGFSKRLFEALLRERINVIFITQSSSEHSITVGIHEADLLKAKTAVDSEFAQEIQEKRIDPLLVEKDLCIVAVVGDQMKNHHGTSGKLFGTLGRNGVNVRAIAQGSTEKNISAVISKANLKKALNLIHEAFFEAPLKQVNLFVAGVGNVGSKLLEQLQQQQLYLQEELGLQIRVAGMANSKNTLFSEYGIGLHDWKNQLAQGDNMDLSAFIEQVKSMNLRNSVFVDNTASGEVAAIYHEFLQHGISVVTCNKIACSSDYQYYKQLKDLARKYNASFLFETNVGAGLPVINTLNDLVRSGDKVQRIEAVLSGSLNYVFNHFVNGNSFRKVVKAAQDEGYTEPDPRIDLSGKDVMRKILILARESGAAIEMDDITNHSFLPDACLQAPSVADFYEMLDEHAEHFQQLYTHAASAGKRLKFVASYEDGQASVGLQCIAPDHPFYQLEGKDNIVLYTTSRYQEQPLIVKGAGAGADVTASGIFADIIRSARL, encoded by the coding sequence ATGCAAGTATTAAAATTTGGCGGCACTTCGGTCGGAAGCGCCAAAGCCATAGACCAAGTTTGTGACATCCTGAAAAAACATAAGCCGGCAGGCCGTTTTGCCATCGTTGTATCCGCACTCGGCGGCACTACGGACAAGCTTATACGTTGCGGACAACTCGCCGGCCAGGGCCAGGAACAGTATAAATCCGTATTACAGGAAATAGAAACCCGGCACCTCGATACTATCCGTGAATTGTTTCCCATCACCGCCCAAAGCGGCATGATCAGCCAGCTTAAAAAGAAACTCAACTCCCTGGAAAACCTCTGCGACGGCATCTTCCAGGTAGGTGAACTCAGCGCCCGCTCCCTCGATAAAATCATGAGCTACGGCGAACTGATCTCCTGCGTGATCGTGGCAGAAAAACTGAAACAACTGGGCTTCTCCGCCACCTGCAAAGACAGCCGGGAACTGATTATCACCGACAGTAACTTTGGCCATGCTACTGTTAACTTCCAGCTCACCAACCATAACATCATAGAATATTTTGCCCAGCAGCCTGCTGATTACGTAGTACTGCCCGGCTTTATCGCCTCCAGCCCTGATGGCGATACCACCACCCTCGGCCGCGGTGGCTCCGACTATACCGCCGCCATCATCGCGGCAGCCGTACAGGCGGAAGTACTGGACATCTGGACAGACGTCAGCGGCATGATGACCGCCGACCCACGCCTGGTATCACAAGCTATTCCTATTGCACACATCTCTTATGAAGAGGCAATGGAGCTATCGCACTTCGGCGCCAAAGTAATATATCCGCCCACCATCCAGCCCGTGATGGACAAACGTATCCCCATCTGGATCAAAAATACTTTCGCCCCGGAAGATTACGGTACCCTCATAGAGGACAGCGTGGAACGCAGTTTCCCGGTTACCGGCATCTCCGGCATACAACATATATCCCTGCTCACCCTCGAAGGAAGTGGTATGGTAGGCATTCCCGGCTTCTCCAAAAGACTGTTTGAAGCATTATTACGGGAACGTATAAACGTAATTTTCATCACCCAGAGCTCTTCGGAACACTCCATCACAGTAGGTATACACGAAGCAGACCTCCTGAAGGCCAAAACTGCGGTGGACAGCGAGTTTGCGCAGGAGATACAGGAGAAACGCATTGACCCGCTGCTGGTAGAGAAAGACCTTTGCATCGTAGCCGTTGTAGGTGATCAAATGAAAAACCATCACGGCACCAGCGGCAAACTGTTTGGCACCCTTGGTCGCAACGGCGTCAATGTAAGGGCCATCGCACAAGGCTCTACAGAGAAAAACATCTCTGCCGTGATCAGCAAAGCCAACTTGAAAAAAGCACTCAACCTCATCCACGAAGCCTTCTTTGAAGCACCACTCAAACAGGTGAACCTCTTCGTCGCCGGTGTTGGCAATGTAGGCAGCAAACTGCTGGAACAGCTGCAGCAGCAACAACTCTACCTGCAGGAAGAGCTGGGCCTTCAGATCCGTGTAGCCGGTATGGCCAACAGCAAAAACACCCTGTTCAGCGAATACGGCATCGGGCTGCATGACTGGAAAAACCAGCTGGCACAGGGCGACAACATGGACCTCTCCGCTTTTATTGAACAGGTAAAATCCATGAACCTGCGCAACAGCGTATTTGTAGACAACACCGCCAGCGGTGAAGTTGCGGCCATCTACCATGAATTCCTGCAGCATGGCATCTCTGTGGTCACCTGCAATAAGATAGCCTGTTCATCAGACTATCAGTATTACAAACAACTGAAAGACCTGGCCCGTAAATACAACGCTTCCTTCCTCTTCGAAACCAATGTGGGTGCTGGACTGCCAGTGATCAACACCCTCAACGACCTGGTCAGAAGTGGTGATAAGGTACAACGTATTGAGGCCGTATTATCCGGCAGCCTCAATTATGTATTTAATCATTTTGTAAACGGCAACAGTTTCCGTAAAGTGGTAAAAGCCGCACAGGATGAGGGTTATACCGAACCAGATCCACGCATAGACCTGAGTGGTAAGGACGTGATGCGTAAAATACTGATACTGGCCAGAGAGAGTGGTGCCGCCATTGAAATGGATGACATCACCAATCATTCCTTCCTGCCGGATGCTTGTCTGCAGGCCCCTTCTGTAGCGGATTTCTATGAAATGCTCGACGAACATGCCGAACATTTCCAGCAACTGTATACCCATGCAGCCAGTGCCGGCAAGCGTTTGAAGTTTGTGGCCAGTTATGAAGACGGACAAGCCTCCGTAGGGCTGCAATGCATAGCCCCCGACCATCCTTTTTATCAGCTGGAAGGAAAAGACAACATCGTGTTGTACACTACCAGCCGGTATCAGGAACAACCGCTGATCGTAAAAGGTGCTGGTGCCGGTGCAGATGTCACCGCCTCTGGCATATTTGCAGACATTATCCGGTCGGCCCGGTTATAA
- a CDS encoding homogentisate 1,2-dioxygenase, giving the protein MPHYHKLGQIPHKRHTQFRKPDGGLYSEQLFSTEGFSSHSSLLYHCHPPTEIVKVDEPYSVAPKVAEEKMLKHRSFQGFNIQPENDFLQSRKAVLVNSDLHIVLASPRKSMEDYFYKNADADEMIFVHEGNGVLRTQYGQLEFGYGDYLVIPRGTIYQISFATENNRLFIVESFSPLRYPKRYLSKYGQLLEHAPFCERDIRQPQNLETIDQEGDFLIRIKKKGVIYPIHYKHHPFDVVGWDGCEYPFAFSIHDFEPITGRVHQPPPVHQTFEGNNFVVCSFCPRLFDYHPQAIPAPYNHSNIDSDEVLYYVDGDFMSRKHVTRGMITLHPAGIPHGPHPGAVEKSIGAKETKELAVMVDTFHPLQITEAALGIEDGGYVMSWAE; this is encoded by the coding sequence ATGCCACATTATCATAAACTTGGACAAATACCTCATAAACGCCATACCCAGTTTCGCAAGCCGGACGGGGGACTTTACTCGGAACAGCTGTTTTCAACGGAAGGTTTTTCTTCCCATTCCAGCCTTTTATACCACTGCCATCCGCCTACAGAAATTGTAAAGGTAGACGAGCCTTATTCCGTAGCACCAAAGGTGGCGGAAGAAAAAATGCTGAAACACCGCAGTTTCCAGGGCTTTAATATCCAGCCGGAAAATGATTTCCTGCAAAGCCGCAAAGCCGTGCTGGTCAACAGCGACCTGCATATTGTACTGGCATCACCCCGCAAAAGCATGGAAGATTACTTCTATAAAAATGCTGACGCGGATGAAATGATATTTGTACATGAAGGCAACGGCGTGCTTCGTACACAGTACGGCCAGCTGGAGTTTGGTTACGGTGATTACCTCGTGATTCCACGCGGTACCATCTATCAGATCTCTTTTGCAACAGAAAACAACCGACTCTTTATTGTAGAATCGTTTAGCCCTCTCCGTTATCCCAAAAGATACCTGAGCAAATACGGCCAGCTGCTGGAACATGCTCCCTTCTGCGAAAGAGATATCCGGCAGCCGCAAAACCTGGAAACCATCGACCAGGAAGGCGATTTCCTGATCCGTATAAAAAAGAAAGGCGTGATCTATCCGATCCACTACAAACATCATCCTTTTGATGTGGTGGGATGGGATGGCTGTGAATATCCGTTTGCTTTTTCCATCCATGACTTTGAGCCTATTACCGGGCGCGTGCACCAACCACCACCAGTACACCAGACTTTTGAAGGCAACAATTTTGTGGTTTGCTCTTTCTGTCCGCGCCTGTTCGATTACCACCCGCAGGCTATCCCGGCGCCTTATAACCACAGCAATATCGACAGCGATGAAGTATTGTATTATGTAGATGGTGATTTTATGAGCCGTAAACATGTTACCCGGGGAATGATCACCCTGCACCCCGCAGGAATCCCGCACGGGCCTCATCCGGGAGCAGTGGAAAAAAGCATTGGCGCCAAAGAAACCAAAGAGCTGGCCGTGATGGTGGATACCTTTCATCCGTTGCAGATCACAGAAGCAGCGCTGGGCATAGAAGACGGAGGTTATGTCATGAGCTGGGCAGAATAG
- the hppD gene encoding 4-hydroxyphenylpyruvate dioxygenase, whose translation METAVANASNVTGQQDFLPLNGTDYVEFYVGNAKQAAHYYKTAFGFQSVAYAGPETGVKDRTSYVLVQNKLRFVLTTSLVPDSEIARHVAKHGDGVKVLALWVDDARSAFEETVKRGAEPFLEPVVEKDEFGEVVRSGIHTYGDTVHLFIERKNYNGPFLPGYKEWKTVYNPTDTGLQYVDHCVGNVGWNEMNTWVSFYERTMGFKNLISFDDSDISTEYSALMSKVMSNGNGRVKFPINEPAEGKKKSQIEEYLDFYGGPGVQHVAIATNNIIETVSELQARGVEFLTVPSSYYDTVLDRVGKIDEDIEPLRKLGILIDRDDEGYLLQIFTKPIQDRPTVFFEIIQRKGAQSFGKGNFKALFEAIEREQALRGNL comes from the coding sequence ATGGAAACCGCAGTAGCAAACGCTTCCAATGTAACCGGTCAGCAGGATTTTTTACCACTGAACGGTACTGATTATGTTGAATTTTACGTAGGAAACGCCAAACAGGCAGCACACTATTACAAGACCGCCTTCGGTTTTCAGTCTGTGGCTTACGCAGGCCCGGAAACAGGTGTTAAAGACAGGACGTCCTATGTGCTGGTGCAGAACAAACTGCGCTTTGTGTTAACTACTTCTTTAGTGCCCGATAGTGAAATCGCCCGGCACGTAGCCAAACATGGCGATGGTGTGAAAGTACTGGCACTCTGGGTAGATGATGCCCGTTCTGCTTTTGAAGAAACCGTAAAAAGAGGAGCAGAGCCTTTCCTGGAGCCGGTAGTGGAAAAAGACGAGTTCGGCGAAGTGGTGCGCAGCGGTATCCATACCTATGGTGATACCGTACACCTGTTCATTGAACGTAAAAACTACAATGGTCCTTTCCTGCCGGGTTACAAGGAGTGGAAAACAGTATACAACCCTACCGACACCGGCCTGCAGTACGTAGACCACTGCGTAGGCAACGTAGGATGGAATGAAATGAATACCTGGGTGTCTTTCTACGAGCGTACCATGGGTTTCAAAAACCTGATCTCCTTTGATGATAGCGATATTTCTACCGAATACTCGGCACTCATGAGTAAGGTAATGAGCAATGGCAACGGCCGTGTGAAATTCCCGATCAATGAGCCTGCTGAAGGTAAAAAGAAATCACAGATCGAAGAGTATCTGGACTTCTATGGTGGCCCTGGTGTACAGCACGTAGCCATCGCTACCAACAATATTATAGAAACCGTGTCTGAGCTCCAGGCCCGCGGTGTGGAATTCCTCACAGTGCCCAGCAGTTATTATGACACCGTGCTGGACAGAGTAGGTAAGATAGATGAAGATATTGAACCACTGCGTAAACTGGGCATCCTGATAGATCGTGATGATGAAGGATACCTGCTGCAGATCTTCACCAAGCCTATTCAGGACAGACCAACCGTATTTTTTGAAATTATCCAGCGCAAAGGTGCCCAGTCTTTCGGTAAAGGCAACTTTAAAGCTTTGTTTGAAGCGATCGAAAGAGAACAAGCACTGCGTGGTAACTTATAA
- a CDS encoding murein L,D-transpeptidase family protein — protein sequence MKRLVVLVMLLLGVGTLSAQQSFLENQKMFPKVGEAYREKEEMLKREFAKKGLTYPAKYIFVRSFKLDSEMEIWVKNSATDTFRLFKSYRVCTLSGKMGPKRKEGDRQVPEGFYYINDFNPNSSYHLSLGINYPNFSDRILSDQKKPGGEIYIHGNCITVGCIPLTDEFIDEVYILAVNAKNAGQDFIPVHVFPVKFGNPRSVDYLSNFALTDNTSTALWAELRTAYDYFEKHHRLPVVLVDDKGKYIM from the coding sequence ATGAAGCGACTTGTAGTTTTGGTCATGCTGCTGTTGGGTGTGGGTACCCTGTCGGCACAACAATCATTCCTGGAGAACCAGAAAATGTTCCCTAAAGTGGGGGAGGCCTACCGGGAAAAAGAAGAAATGCTGAAAAGGGAATTCGCCAAAAAAGGATTGACGTACCCCGCCAAATATATATTTGTCCGCTCTTTCAAGCTGGACAGTGAAATGGAGATCTGGGTAAAAAACAGTGCTACAGATACCTTCCGCCTGTTTAAATCTTACCGGGTGTGTACGCTCTCCGGTAAAATGGGCCCCAAAAGAAAAGAGGGAGACCGCCAGGTGCCGGAAGGCTTCTACTATATCAATGATTTCAATCCCAACAGTAGTTATCACCTGTCACTGGGTATCAACTACCCCAACTTCTCCGACCGCATTCTGAGCGATCAGAAAAAACCGGGCGGTGAAATCTATATTCACGGTAACTGCATCACAGTGGGTTGTATTCCGCTGACAGATGAGTTTATTGATGAAGTGTATATCTTGGCTGTCAACGCTAAAAATGCTGGTCAGGACTTTATCCCCGTGCATGTGTTCCCGGTGAAGTTTGGAAATCCCCGTTCCGTCGACTATCTGAGTAACTTCGCCCTGACTGATAACACTTCCACCGCATTATGGGCAGAGCTGAGAACAGCGTACGACTATTTCGAAAAACACCACCGTCTGCCGGTTGTCCTGGTAGATGATAAAGGCAAGTATATTATGTAG
- a CDS encoding gluconate 2-dehydrogenase subunit 3 family protein: protein MHRRDAIRNVAILLGTAISASTLSALESCTGSAPKNYDLNKPETKALLAEIAETIIPTTSTPGAKAAKVDEFIVVMMNDCYKKSDQDIFLEGLKKIDAASQQKFKKNFMDITPEQRTELLTQIDKERVDYNKRKDKKEGDPTHYFQYLKELTLLGYFTSKEGATQALRYVPVPGKYEGCIPYKKGDKAWAV from the coding sequence ATGCACAGAAGAGACGCAATCAGGAATGTGGCGATTTTGTTGGGGACTGCCATTTCCGCTTCCACGTTATCAGCTTTAGAGAGCTGCACAGGTTCCGCTCCGAAAAACTATGATCTGAACAAGCCTGAAACCAAAGCGTTGCTGGCCGAAATCGCGGAAACCATCATACCCACCACCAGCACGCCTGGTGCCAAAGCTGCAAAAGTAGATGAATTCATTGTCGTAATGATGAATGACTGCTACAAAAAAAGTGATCAGGACATCTTCCTCGAAGGCCTGAAAAAAATTGATGCTGCCAGCCAGCAGAAGTTCAAAAAGAACTTCATGGACATCACACCGGAGCAACGTACTGAACTGCTCACCCAGATTGATAAAGAGCGTGTGGACTACAACAAGCGTAAAGACAAGAAAGAAGGAGATCCTACCCATTACTTCCAGTATCTGAAAGAGCTCACATTGCTGGGTTATTTCACCTCTAAGGAAGGTGCAACACAGGCATTGCGCTATGTACCGGTACCGGGCAAATATGAAGGCTGTATCCCTTATAAAAAAGGAGATAAAGCCTGGGCTGTTTAA